In the Insulibacter thermoxylanivorax genome, one interval contains:
- a CDS encoding YqaA family protein, translating to MLQSIAEFLKEYGAWGLIIHSFIDAIIFPIPAFFTQVSLSLVNPEDALWLATVGYIACLLGTPFGYLIGRILGKAILYRILKQQWMDAATKLFQKNGEAAILIGAFTPIPFKVFTILSGFLNFPLWKLLAYAALGRAVKFYVVGVLFHLFGQAAEGMVQEVSLYLSVIVAPLLVLGVFLKRRYDKRNSRQAAEGVQQQETVEQAHAAANQTMD from the coding sequence ATGTTACAGAGTATCGCCGAATTCTTAAAGGAATATGGTGCTTGGGGGCTGATCATCCATTCGTTTATCGATGCGATCATCTTCCCGATTCCAGCCTTTTTCACGCAAGTATCCTTGAGTCTTGTCAATCCCGAAGATGCCTTGTGGCTGGCTACCGTCGGCTATATCGCATGTTTGCTGGGCACGCCGTTTGGGTACTTGATCGGCAGAATTTTGGGAAAGGCGATACTGTATCGTATTCTTAAACAACAATGGATGGATGCAGCGACGAAGCTGTTTCAGAAAAACGGGGAAGCAGCGATTTTGATCGGCGCTTTTACGCCCATTCCTTTTAAAGTATTTACCATCCTGTCGGGATTTCTTAATTTCCCGCTATGGAAGTTACTCGCTTATGCCGCGCTCGGCAGGGCTGTTAAATTCTATGTCGTAGGTGTGCTGTTCCATCTGTTCGGGCAAGCGGCGGAAGGAATGGTGCAGGAGGTTTCGCTCTACCTATCAGTGATCGTTGCACCGCTCTTAGTGTTGGGAGTGTTCCTGAAGCGCAGATATGATAAGAGAAACTCCCGTCAAGCAGCAGAAGGCGTGCAGCAGCAAGAGACCGTTGAACAGGCGCATGCCGCTGCCAATCAGACGATGGATTGA
- a CDS encoding DUF2249 domain-containing protein: MTEYTATIDATEYPQEQRQQVIFETFRKLQPRETMLLIHDQNPNRLHFHFNVMHAGEFTWDYLEQGPEKYRVMISKIER, translated from the coding sequence CGATGCCACGGAATATCCGCAAGAACAACGGCAGCAAGTCATCTTTGAAACCTTTCGTAAGCTGCAGCCCAGAGAGACGATGCTGCTTATCCATGATCAAAATCCTAATCGGCTCCATTTCCATTTTAACGTGATGCACGCGGGGGAATTTACTTGGGATTACCTGGAGCAAGGTCCTGAGAAATATCGTGTGATGATTTCCAAGATCGAGAGATAA